AGGTCTCGAACAGGGGATCGGAAAGCGCCTCCGTCAGCGCCGACAGCAACCGGTCGTTCTGGCCCGACGACAGCTCGGTGATGTCGATGCCGAACTTTTCCGCAAGAGACAGAAGTACAGAGGCCGAGACCGGGCGCTGATTGTTTTCGATCTGGTTGAGATAGCTGGTGGAAATGCCGACCATGTCGGCAAACTGCGCCTGTGTGGCCCCGTTTGCCTGGCGGATGTCGCGGACCTTGCGGCCGATGAAGAGTTTCCCGATGGCCATTTCGCAAATTCGCAATTTTCAATTTGCAAATTCATAAATCCACAGATGCACCTGTTCAACCGTTTTCTTCTGCGGCACAGTGGAATAGGTGTCACATCAAGGCTCAGAAGCCAGAAGACCTTCGGGAGGACTTATGCTTACAATCCTGGACCAGCTCGAAGCCCGCCGCAAAGAGGCCCGCCTCGGCGGCGGCGAAAAGCGAATCGCCGCCCAGCACGGCAAGGGCAAGCTGACCGCCCGCGAACGCGTGGAAGTCCTGCTCGATGAAGGGTCCTTCGAAGAATACGACATGTATGTCACCCATCGTTGCGTGGACTTCGGCATGGCCGAGCAGAAGGTGCCGGGCGATGGCGTCGTCACCGGCTGGGGTACGATCAACGGCCGCCAGGTCTATGTCTTCTCCCAGGATTTCACCGTGCTCGGCGGCTCGCTGTCGGAAACCCATGCCCAGAAGATCTGCAAGATCATGGACATGGCGATGAAAGTGGGAGCGCCGGTGATCGGCCTCAATGACTCGGGCGGCGCCCGCATCCAGGAAGGTGTCGCCTCGCTTGCCGGTTATGCCGATGTCTTCAAGCGCAATGTCGATGCCTCGGGCGTCATCCCGCAGATCTCCGTCATCATGGGCCCCTGCGCCGGCGGTGCGGTCTATTCGCCCGCCATGACCGATTTCATCTTCATGGTGCGGGACTCATCCTACATGTTCGTCACCGGCCCCGATGTGGTGAAGACGGTCACCAACGAGATCGTCACGGCGGAAGAACTGGGCGGCGCCTCCACCCACACGAAGAAATCCTCCGTCGCCGATGGCGCCTATGAGAACGACATCGAGGCGCTCGAACAGGTCCGTCTGCTCTTCGACTTCTTACCCCTCAACAACCGCGAAAAGCCGCCGGTCCGCCCGTTTCACGATGATCCGGCCCGCATCGAAATGCGGCTGGACACGCTGATCCCCGACAGTTCCAACAAGCCTTACGACATGAAGGAGCTGATCTACGCGCTGGCGGATGAAGGCGATTTCTTCGAGATCCAGGAAGCCTTTGCCAGGAACATCATCACAGGCTTTATCCGCATGGAAGGCCAGACGGTCGGCGTCGTCGCCAACCAGCCCATGGTGCTCGCCGGCTGCCTCGACATCGATTCATCGCGCAAGGCCGCCCGCTTCGTCCGCTTCTGCGATGCCTTCTCGATCCCGATCCTGACGCTGGTCGACGTGCCCGGCTTCCTTCCCGGCACCGCCCAGGAATATGGCGGCGTCATCAAGCACGGCGCCAAGCTCCTCTTCGCCTACAGCCAGGCGACGGTGCCCATGGTAACCCTGATTACCCGCAAGGCCTATGGCGGTGCCTATGACGTCATGGCCTCCAAGCATATCGGCGCCGACGTCAACTACGCCTGGCCGACCGCCGAAATCGCCGTAATGGGCGCGAAAGGTGCTGCCGAAATCCTCTACCGTTCGGAACTGGGCGATGCCGAGAAGATTGCCGAGCGGACGAAGGAATACGAAGTCAACTTCGCCAACCCCTTCAAGGCGGCCGAGCGCGGCTTCATCGACGAAGTGATCATGCCGCACTCCTCCCGCCGCCGCATTGCCAGGGCATTCGCCAGCCTCAGGAACAAGCAGGTCGGCACCCATTGGAAGAAGCACGACACCATCCCGTTGTGAGGGGCCGACAATGACCTCCAGCTTTGCCGTGAGAGCATTCGCATCGTTTTTGTTATTGGGTACCCTAGTGGCAGACCTGTCGATGGCGCAACCGACCGAAGTGGAGATGGTCCACATCGATCCTAGTCAAATCCAATCTCTGGTCGTGCCCCCATGGGAAAGACCGACGAATGACAAAACGAGAGCATGGGAAGATAGTGTTCTAGCATCTGTCACCGATGAGTTTGGTGGGGACTTCAGGAAAGCAGCTGGTGCGGCAGCAAACAAAGGGTTCCAAGCTCTGGATGAGCTGGACTTCGCTTCGGCTTCGAAAGCTTTTAGCGAGGCGGCCGTGCTCGACCCCAAGAGCCCTTACCCATACATTGGTTTTGTAGACATCTATCGTTTGATGAACCAGTTGGAAAAGAAGGAATTTTGCCTACAAGCCGCTATCGACCGTAGTGAAAGACAAAGAGCAGCGCTGATCATGATCGGAACCCACCTGGGGATCGATGGTGATTACGGGAAGGCTGTGGAGTTCTTTAACTCGGTGTTGGAGCTTGACGCCAAGGATCAAGGGGCTCACCTGATGCTGGCGAAGACATATCGACTTCTCAAAGATCCCGAGCGAGCCGAGTATCACGAACAGCGTGCGAAAGAGTGAGCGGAAGTCGTCTTCGACCCTTCGTGAACCAAGGAACAGAGGCAATCCATGACCGAGACAAAATTCCCGCCCGAGAAGAACCTGCCCGCTGGCTACGTGCCGCCGAAGGTCTGGACCTGGGAGCCTGGCAATGGCGGCGCCTTTGCCAATGTCAACCGTCCGACCGCGGGCGCGCAGACCGAGACCGAACGCCCGGTCGGAAAGCATCCGCTGCAGCTCTATTCGCTCGGCACGCCGAACGGCCAGAAGGTGACGATCCTTTTGGAAGAGCTGCTGGCGGCTGGTCACGAGGGCGCGGAATACGATGCCTGGCTGATCAATATCGGCAAGGGTGACCAGTTTGGCTCGGGTTTTGTCGAGGTCAATCCGAACTCCAAGATCCCGGCCTTGATGGACCATGCCCCGAAGGACGGCGGCAAGCCGATCCGCCTGTTCGAATCCGCCTCGATCATGACCTATCTGGCGGAAAAATTCGGCGCCTTCCTGCCGTCGGAAACCCGTGCCCGCGCCGAGACGCTGAACTGGCTGTTCTGGCAGATGGGCTCGGCCCCCTTCCTCGGCGGCGGTTTCGGCCATTTCTATTCCTACGCGCCGATGAAGATCCAGTATGCCATCGATCGCTATGCGATGGAGGTGAAGCGCCAGATGGATGTGCTGAACCGCCACCTCGCCGACAACGAATTCATGGCCGGCAAGGACTACACCATCGCCGACATGGCGATCTGGCCCTGGTACGGCCGTCTTGCCCTGCACGGCGCCTATGACGATGCCGGCACTTTCCTGTCGGTCGACGAATATGAGCACGTCCAGCGCTGGACCAAGCAGCTCGCAGCACGCCCGGGTGTGAAGCGTGGCGCCATGGTCAACAAGACCTCCGGCCCGCTTTCCGAACAGCTGCATGAACGCCACGATGCCCCCGACTTCTTGACGAAGACGCAGGACAAGATCGCTGCGGCGTAAGGAGAGACCATGCCGAGCTTGCCCGACATGACCAAACATCGCGGTTTCCCCGGCGGTATGCCGGGGACCGGTGTGCAATTCACCATCCGCCGCGCCAATCCGCGTGGCGTGACCCCCATCAAGGCCTTTCCCCGCAAGGCACGGCCCGGCACCAAGGAACACCGGATCGACGCGGCCTTCCTGCATGCGCTCTGGCACCATTTCGGCGCGGAACCCTTCGAGCGCGGCAATCTCGATGCCGCACGCCTGAGCCTTCTCTTCGGGCGCGAAGTGATCCCCGCCACCAAGGAGTTCGACCCGCTCTCCTACGAGGCCATGCTCGTCATCGACGAAAAGGTGGCGCGCAAGAGCTTCCCCGAATCCTTCGACGACGTGTTCGAGGTGTAACGCCATGGCAAAAGATCCGCTCATGCCGAAACACCAGGGCTTCCCACTCGGGCTGCCTGGAACGCAATGGCAATTCACGATCCGCCGGCCGAACCCCAAGGTCACGCCACTCACCAACTGGCCGCGCCACCGGACCATGGATCCGACGGTAGCACTGGCCGACCTCGGATTCATGCAGGCGCTCTGGCAGTTCTTCGGCACGGAATCCTTCGAGCGCGGCAACCTCGACGGCGAACGCCTCTGCCGCCTGTTCGGTCGTGAAATCATCGCCGCCGAACGCGGATTTGATCCGCAATCCTACTTTGCCAAGCTGAAGATCAACGAGCAGCTGGCGCGCAAGAACTTCCCGGAAGCCTTCGGCGACGTGAAGAACGAGCAGAGCGTGGCGAAGGGCTTGAAGAAGAAGGCGCAGGAATAGCCCGACGTTTGGGATCAATGCTGGGAGAAGGTGGGAATGATGAATTTGACCTGTGACAAGTACGTGAGCGCCAAGGCGCTCATCATCGGGGGCGCTGCTCCCGGCGCCATCCCGCCTGCTCAAGCTGCCGAGTGACAACAATGATCCAGAAAATCCTCATCTCCAACAGGGGCGAAATCGCCTGCCGGGTCATCAAGACCGCCAAGAAGCTCGGCATCAAGACCGTTGCCGTCTATTCCGATGCGGACCGCAACGCGCTGCATGTCGAAATGGCCGATGAGGCCGTGCATATCGGCCCGGCGCCGTCGAACCAGTCTTATATCGTGATCGACAAGATCCTCGACGCGATCAGGCAGACCGGCGCGGATGCGGTGCATCCCGGCTACGGCTTCCTGTCTGAAAACGCAGCATTTGCCGAGGCGCTGGAGAAGGCGGGCGTGACCTTCATCGGTCCGCCTGTGGGCGCGATCCAGGCCATGGGCGACAAGATAACCTCGAAGAAGCTTGCCGCCGAAGCCGGCGTGTCGACCGTGCCCGGCCATATGGGCCTGATTGCCGATGCCGACGAGGCGGTGAAGATCTCCGATCAGATCGGTTATCCCGTGATGATCAAGGCCTCGGCCGGTGGCGGCGGCAAGGGCATGCGCATCGCCTGGAACGCAGAGGAGGCCCGCGAAGGCTTCCAGTCCTCGAAGAACGAGGCGAAGAATTCCTTCGGCGACGACCGCATTTTCATCGAGAAATTCGTCACCGAACCGCGCCATATCGAGATCCAGGTGCTCGGCGACAAGCACGGCACCGTGCTTTATCTCGGCGAACGCGAATGTTCGATCCAGCGGCGAAACCAGAAGGTCATCGAAGAGGCCCCCTCGCCTTTCCTGGATGCCGCCACCCGCAAGGCTATGGGCGAACAGGCCGTCGCACTCGCCAAGGCCGTCGGCTATCACTCGGCTGGCACGGTTGAATTCATCGTCGATGGCAAGCAAAACAAGTTCTACTTCCTCGAGATGAACACCCGCCTGCAGGTCGAACATCCCGTGACCGAACTGGTGACCGGCCTTGATCTTGTCGAGCAGATGATCCGCGTCGCCTCGGGCGAGAAACTCGCCCTCGCCCAGGACGACGTGAAGCTGAATGGTTGGGCGATCGAAAGCCGCCTGTACGCCGAAGACCCTTATCGCAACTTCCTGCCCTCGATCGGCCGTCTCACCCGCTACCGTCCGCCGGCCGAGGGTACGACCGCCGACGGCACCGTTATCCGCAACGATACCGGTGTCTTTGAGGGCGGCGAGATCTCGATGTATTACGACCCGATGATCGCCAAGCTCTGCACCTGGGCGCCCGACCGCATCACCGCCATCGACGCCATGAGCGAGGCGCTCGACAGCTTCGAGGTCGAAGGTATCGGCCACAATCTGCCTTTCCTCTCGGCGGTCATGGGGCAGGAGCGCTTCCGCTCCGGCAAGATCACAACGGCCTATATCGCCGAAGAATTCGGGCAAGGCTTTACCGGCGTCACGCCGGATGCGACCTCCGCCGAAACGCTCGCGGCGATTGCCGCCGTCATCAACCACCGTCTGCAGGCGCGTGCCATCCAAATCTCCGGCACAATCGGCAACCACGCCCGCAAGCTCGGCAAGGACTGGGTTGTGAACCTTGCGGGGTCGGATCATGCCGTGACGGTCGCCGAAGGCACTGGCAACACGCGCGTCTCGCTCGCCTCCGGCACCGAGTTTGTTATCGCCACCGACTGGCAACCCGGCCAAACGCTGGCGATCATCGACAACGGCGGCGACATGCTTTCGGTCAAGGTCGACCTCAAGGGTGCCGCCATTCGGCTACGTTGGCGTGGCATGGACGTGACCGCCCGCGTGCGCTCGCCGCGTGTCGCCGAACTCGCCAAACTCATGCCGGAAAAGCTGCCGCCGGACACCTCCAGAATGCTGCTCTGCCCGATGCCCGGCGTCATCACCGGCGTCGCGGTCAAGGAAGGCGAGACCGTGGAAGCCGGTCAGCCGCTGGCCACCGTCGAGGCAATGAAGATGGAGAACATTCTGAAGGCCGAACGGCGTGGCACTGTGAAGACGATCCTTGTCAAG
This DNA window, taken from Peteryoungia algae, encodes the following:
- a CDS encoding acyl-CoA carboxylase subunit beta is translated as MLTILDQLEARRKEARLGGGEKRIAAQHGKGKLTARERVEVLLDEGSFEEYDMYVTHRCVDFGMAEQKVPGDGVVTGWGTINGRQVYVFSQDFTVLGGSLSETHAQKICKIMDMAMKVGAPVIGLNDSGGARIQEGVASLAGYADVFKRNVDASGVIPQISVIMGPCAGGAVYSPAMTDFIFMVRDSSYMFVTGPDVVKTVTNEIVTAEELGGASTHTKKSSVADGAYENDIEALEQVRLLFDFLPLNNREKPPVRPFHDDPARIEMRLDTLIPDSSNKPYDMKELIYALADEGDFFEIQEAFARNIITGFIRMEGQTVGVVANQPMVLAGCLDIDSSRKAARFVRFCDAFSIPILTLVDVPGFLPGTAQEYGGVIKHGAKLLFAYSQATVPMVTLITRKAYGGAYDVMASKHIGADVNYAWPTAEIAVMGAKGAAEILYRSELGDAEKIAERTKEYEVNFANPFKAAERGFIDEVIMPHSSRRRIARAFASLRNKQVGTHWKKHDTIPL
- a CDS encoding tetratricopeptide repeat protein; this translates as MTSSFAVRAFASFLLLGTLVADLSMAQPTEVEMVHIDPSQIQSLVVPPWERPTNDKTRAWEDSVLASVTDEFGGDFRKAAGAAANKGFQALDELDFASASKAFSEAAVLDPKSPYPYIGFVDIYRLMNQLEKKEFCLQAAIDRSERQRAALIMIGTHLGIDGDYGKAVEFFNSVLELDAKDQGAHLMLAKTYRLLKDPERAEYHEQRAKE
- the yghU gene encoding glutathione-dependent disulfide-bond oxidoreductase is translated as MTETKFPPEKNLPAGYVPPKVWTWEPGNGGAFANVNRPTAGAQTETERPVGKHPLQLYSLGTPNGQKVTILLEELLAAGHEGAEYDAWLINIGKGDQFGSGFVEVNPNSKIPALMDHAPKDGGKPIRLFESASIMTYLAEKFGAFLPSETRARAETLNWLFWQMGSAPFLGGGFGHFYSYAPMKIQYAIDRYAMEVKRQMDVLNRHLADNEFMAGKDYTIADMAIWPWYGRLALHGAYDDAGTFLSVDEYEHVQRWTKQLAARPGVKRGAMVNKTSGPLSEQLHERHDAPDFLTKTQDKIAAA
- a CDS encoding acetyl-CoA carboxylase biotin carboxylase subunit, with protein sequence MIQKILISNRGEIACRVIKTAKKLGIKTVAVYSDADRNALHVEMADEAVHIGPAPSNQSYIVIDKILDAIRQTGADAVHPGYGFLSENAAFAEALEKAGVTFIGPPVGAIQAMGDKITSKKLAAEAGVSTVPGHMGLIADADEAVKISDQIGYPVMIKASAGGGGKGMRIAWNAEEAREGFQSSKNEAKNSFGDDRIFIEKFVTEPRHIEIQVLGDKHGTVLYLGERECSIQRRNQKVIEEAPSPFLDAATRKAMGEQAVALAKAVGYHSAGTVEFIVDGKQNKFYFLEMNTRLQVEHPVTELVTGLDLVEQMIRVASGEKLALAQDDVKLNGWAIESRLYAEDPYRNFLPSIGRLTRYRPPAEGTTADGTVIRNDTGVFEGGEISMYYDPMIAKLCTWAPDRITAIDAMSEALDSFEVEGIGHNLPFLSAVMGQERFRSGKITTAYIAEEFGQGFTGVTPDATSAETLAAIAAVINHRLQARAIQISGTIGNHARKLGKDWVVNLAGSDHAVTVAEGTGNTRVSLASGTEFVIATDWQPGQTLAIIDNGGDMLSVKVDLKGAAIRLRWRGMDVTARVRSPRVAELAKLMPEKLPPDTSRMLLCPMPGVITGVAVKEGETVEAGQPLATVEAMKMENILKAERRGTVKTILVKPGQSLAVDELIMEFEG